The following coding sequences lie in one Synechococcus sp. CC9902 genomic window:
- a CDS encoding FUSC family protein, with amino-acid sequence MISKPLPLAGVSFWRPDCPFVDLSDEKHGDGERSTILLNGADLLMQASISSSLQIALAAVLALATAQALQLPDAYWAPISAIVCSLEAFDRAFETARRRLIGTLLGVGLAAVQVSFVQQSLLTYGLCIGLLGCLCYAARLHPSSLRFGAIAFTVVVTEADQAAIWLTAATRFIDVALGILVALLVIQYWPGRSKS; translated from the coding sequence TTGATTTCGAAACCCCTGCCTTTGGCGGGGGTTTCTTTTTGGCGACCTGATTGCCCTTTTGTTGATCTCTCGGACGAGAAACACGGTGACGGTGAGCGCTCAACAATCCTGCTCAATGGTGCTGATCTGTTGATGCAGGCATCCATCAGCTCCTCCCTACAAATTGCACTAGCGGCCGTTCTTGCTTTGGCGACGGCCCAGGCTCTTCAGCTACCGGATGCGTACTGGGCGCCAATATCCGCCATAGTTTGTTCCCTGGAGGCCTTTGATCGTGCCTTTGAAACCGCTCGACGTCGCTTAATTGGGACCCTTCTCGGCGTTGGGCTAGCGGCTGTTCAAGTGAGTTTTGTTCAACAATCACTTTTGACCTACGGACTATGTATTGGACTGTTGGGATGCCTTTGTTATGCAGCACGGTTGCATCCGAGCTCTTTACGGTTCGGAGCGATCGCCTTCACCGTGGTGGTCACCGAGGCTGATCAAGCAGCGATTTGGCTTACGGCAGCGACCCGCTTTATTGACGTGGCCTTAGGCATCCTTGTGGCCCTGTTGGTCATCCAATACTGGCCAGGACGATCAAAATCATAA